Proteins encoded within one genomic window of Oncorhynchus nerka isolate Pitt River linkage group LG17, Oner_Uvic_2.0, whole genome shotgun sequence:
- the LOC115145217 gene encoding SPRY domain-containing SOCS box protein 3-like isoform X1, with translation MVILCTATRCPAAMSRRSRNSRAWRYVWSGLRRDADSRALVLSSESEEWGYERLQYSDSDSEPDYRPVVPPVPSAVPVTGESYCTCDSQAEPSYNPHLRGFHRIKDCHCGEEDQDFDWVWDDSNRSTATLMTCDNRKVNFHTEYSCGTAAIRGSKELADGQHFWEIKMTSPVYGTDMMVGIGTCDVNLDKYRHTFCSLLGKDDDSWGLSYTGLLHHKGDKVNFSSRFGQGSIIGVHLDTWHGTLTFFKNRKCIGVAATELQNKHFYPMTCSTAAKSSMKVIRSCFAPTSLQYLCCARLRKLLPECPDTLSVLPLPPGLRHLLHNKLGWVLRLNNGLLGAPGMGGLGSHLPPTPPLAGALSSESDDSEGCSSDPEACQRKRCRWT, from the exons ATGGTTATTTTATGCACAGCAACTAG gtgtCCTGCTGCAATGTCAAGGCGGAGCAGAAACAGCCGGGCATGGCGTTACGTGTGGAGTGGACTACGGCGAGATGCTGATTCCCGGGCGCTGGTACTGTCCTCAGAAAGTGAAGAGTGGGGCTACGAACGCTTACAG TACAGTGACTCAGACTCTGAGCCAGACTACCGTCCCGTGGTGCCACCGGTCCCCAGTGCCGTGCCCGTTACCGGAGAGTCGTACTGCACCTGCGACTCCCAGGCCGAGCCCAGCTACAACCCACATCTCCGGGGCTTCCACCGCATCAAAGACTGCCACTGTGGAGAGGAAGACCAGG ACTTTGACTGGGTGTGGGACGATAGTAACCGCTCCACGGCCACGTTGATGACCTGCGACAACCGCAAAGTCAACTTCCACACGGAGTACAGCTGCGGCACAGCAGCCATAAGAGGCTCTAAGGAGCTGGCAGATGGACAGCACTTCTGGGAGATCAAGATGACATCACCAGTGTACGGGACAGATATG ATGGTAGGCATCGGAACCTGTGACGTGAACCTGGATAAGTACAGACATACCTTCTGCAGCCTGTTGGGGAAAGATGACGACAGCTGGGGTCTCTCCTACACTG GTCTGTTACATCATAAAGGAGACAAGGTGAACTTCTCCTCACGTTTCGGCCAGGGCTCAATCATCGGAGTGCACCTGGACACATGGCATGGAACACTCACCTTCTTTAAGAACCGCAAGTGCATAG GGGTGGCGGCTACGGAGCTACAGAACAAGCATTTCTACCCCATGACGTGTTCCACAGCAGCCAAGAGCAGCATGAAGGTGATCCGCTCCTGCTTCGCGCCCACTTCCCTGCAGTATCTGTGCTGTGCTCGCCTCCGCAAGCTCCTCCCTGAGTGCCCAGACACCCTGAGCGTACTGCCGCTGCCCCCTGGCCTGCGCCACCTGCTGCACAATAAGCTGGGCTGGGTCCTCCGCCTCAACAACGGCCTCCTGGGGGCTCCAGGGATGGGGGGCTTGGGGTCTCACTTGCCCCCTACGCCCCCCTTGGCTGGGGCCTTGTCCTCTGAAAGCGATGACTCTGAGGGGTGTTCGTCGGACCCTGAGGCATGTCAGAGGAAGAGATGTCGTTGGACGTGA
- the LOC115145217 gene encoding SPRY domain-containing SOCS box protein 3-like isoform X4 has translation MVILCTATRCPAAMSRRSRNSRAWRYVWSGLRRDADSRALVLSSESEEWGYERLQYSDSDSEPDYRPVVPPVPSAVPVTGESYCTCDSQAEPSYNPHLRGFHRIKDCHCGEEDQDFDWVWDDSNRSTATLMTCDNRKVNFHTEYSCGTAAIRGSKELADGQHFWEIKMTSPVYGTDMMVGIGTCDVNLDKYRHTFCSLLGKDDDSWGLSYTGVAATELQNKHFYPMTCSTAAKSSMKVIRSCFAPTSLQYLCCARLRKLLPECPDTLSVLPLPPGLRHLLHNKLGWVLRLNNGLLGAPGMGGLGSHLPPTPPLAGALSSESDDSEGCSSDPEACQRKRCRWT, from the exons ATGGTTATTTTATGCACAGCAACTAG gtgtCCTGCTGCAATGTCAAGGCGGAGCAGAAACAGCCGGGCATGGCGTTACGTGTGGAGTGGACTACGGCGAGATGCTGATTCCCGGGCGCTGGTACTGTCCTCAGAAAGTGAAGAGTGGGGCTACGAACGCTTACAG TACAGTGACTCAGACTCTGAGCCAGACTACCGTCCCGTGGTGCCACCGGTCCCCAGTGCCGTGCCCGTTACCGGAGAGTCGTACTGCACCTGCGACTCCCAGGCCGAGCCCAGCTACAACCCACATCTCCGGGGCTTCCACCGCATCAAAGACTGCCACTGTGGAGAGGAAGACCAGG ACTTTGACTGGGTGTGGGACGATAGTAACCGCTCCACGGCCACGTTGATGACCTGCGACAACCGCAAAGTCAACTTCCACACGGAGTACAGCTGCGGCACAGCAGCCATAAGAGGCTCTAAGGAGCTGGCAGATGGACAGCACTTCTGGGAGATCAAGATGACATCACCAGTGTACGGGACAGATATG ATGGTAGGCATCGGAACCTGTGACGTGAACCTGGATAAGTACAGACATACCTTCTGCAGCCTGTTGGGGAAAGATGACGACAGCTGGGGTCTCTCCTACACTG GGGTGGCGGCTACGGAGCTACAGAACAAGCATTTCTACCCCATGACGTGTTCCACAGCAGCCAAGAGCAGCATGAAGGTGATCCGCTCCTGCTTCGCGCCCACTTCCCTGCAGTATCTGTGCTGTGCTCGCCTCCGCAAGCTCCTCCCTGAGTGCCCAGACACCCTGAGCGTACTGCCGCTGCCCCCTGGCCTGCGCCACCTGCTGCACAATAAGCTGGGCTGGGTCCTCCGCCTCAACAACGGCCTCCTGGGGGCTCCAGGGATGGGGGGCTTGGGGTCTCACTTGCCCCCTACGCCCCCCTTGGCTGGGGCCTTGTCCTCTGAAAGCGATGACTCTGAGGGGTGTTCGTCGGACCCTGAGGCATGTCAGAGGAAGAGATGTCGTTGGACGTGA
- the LOC115145217 gene encoding SPRY domain-containing SOCS box protein 3-like isoform X2, whose product MCPAAMSRRSRNSRAWRYVWSGLRRDADSRALVLSSESEEWGYERLQYSDSDSEPDYRPVVPPVPSAVPVTGESYCTCDSQAEPSYNPHLRGFHRIKDCHCGEEDQDFDWVWDDSNRSTATLMTCDNRKVNFHTEYSCGTAAIRGSKELADGQHFWEIKMTSPVYGTDMMVGIGTCDVNLDKYRHTFCSLLGKDDDSWGLSYTGLLHHKGDKVNFSSRFGQGSIIGVHLDTWHGTLTFFKNRKCIGVAATELQNKHFYPMTCSTAAKSSMKVIRSCFAPTSLQYLCCARLRKLLPECPDTLSVLPLPPGLRHLLHNKLGWVLRLNNGLLGAPGMGGLGSHLPPTPPLAGALSSESDDSEGCSSDPEACQRKRCRWT is encoded by the exons at gtgtCCTGCTGCAATGTCAAGGCGGAGCAGAAACAGCCGGGCATGGCGTTACGTGTGGAGTGGACTACGGCGAGATGCTGATTCCCGGGCGCTGGTACTGTCCTCAGAAAGTGAAGAGTGGGGCTACGAACGCTTACAG TACAGTGACTCAGACTCTGAGCCAGACTACCGTCCCGTGGTGCCACCGGTCCCCAGTGCCGTGCCCGTTACCGGAGAGTCGTACTGCACCTGCGACTCCCAGGCCGAGCCCAGCTACAACCCACATCTCCGGGGCTTCCACCGCATCAAAGACTGCCACTGTGGAGAGGAAGACCAGG ACTTTGACTGGGTGTGGGACGATAGTAACCGCTCCACGGCCACGTTGATGACCTGCGACAACCGCAAAGTCAACTTCCACACGGAGTACAGCTGCGGCACAGCAGCCATAAGAGGCTCTAAGGAGCTGGCAGATGGACAGCACTTCTGGGAGATCAAGATGACATCACCAGTGTACGGGACAGATATG ATGGTAGGCATCGGAACCTGTGACGTGAACCTGGATAAGTACAGACATACCTTCTGCAGCCTGTTGGGGAAAGATGACGACAGCTGGGGTCTCTCCTACACTG GTCTGTTACATCATAAAGGAGACAAGGTGAACTTCTCCTCACGTTTCGGCCAGGGCTCAATCATCGGAGTGCACCTGGACACATGGCATGGAACACTCACCTTCTTTAAGAACCGCAAGTGCATAG GGGTGGCGGCTACGGAGCTACAGAACAAGCATTTCTACCCCATGACGTGTTCCACAGCAGCCAAGAGCAGCATGAAGGTGATCCGCTCCTGCTTCGCGCCCACTTCCCTGCAGTATCTGTGCTGTGCTCGCCTCCGCAAGCTCCTCCCTGAGTGCCCAGACACCCTGAGCGTACTGCCGCTGCCCCCTGGCCTGCGCCACCTGCTGCACAATAAGCTGGGCTGGGTCCTCCGCCTCAACAACGGCCTCCTGGGGGCTCCAGGGATGGGGGGCTTGGGGTCTCACTTGCCCCCTACGCCCCCCTTGGCTGGGGCCTTGTCCTCTGAAAGCGATGACTCTGAGGGGTGTTCGTCGGACCCTGAGGCATGTCAGAGGAAGAGATGTCGTTGGACGTGA
- the LOC115145217 gene encoding SPRY domain-containing SOCS box protein 3-like isoform X3, with protein sequence MSRRSRNSRAWRYVWSGLRRDADSRALVLSSESEEWGYERLQYSDSDSEPDYRPVVPPVPSAVPVTGESYCTCDSQAEPSYNPHLRGFHRIKDCHCGEEDQDFDWVWDDSNRSTATLMTCDNRKVNFHTEYSCGTAAIRGSKELADGQHFWEIKMTSPVYGTDMMVGIGTCDVNLDKYRHTFCSLLGKDDDSWGLSYTGLLHHKGDKVNFSSRFGQGSIIGVHLDTWHGTLTFFKNRKCIGVAATELQNKHFYPMTCSTAAKSSMKVIRSCFAPTSLQYLCCARLRKLLPECPDTLSVLPLPPGLRHLLHNKLGWVLRLNNGLLGAPGMGGLGSHLPPTPPLAGALSSESDDSEGCSSDPEACQRKRCRWT encoded by the exons ATGTCAAGGCGGAGCAGAAACAGCCGGGCATGGCGTTACGTGTGGAGTGGACTACGGCGAGATGCTGATTCCCGGGCGCTGGTACTGTCCTCAGAAAGTGAAGAGTGGGGCTACGAACGCTTACAG TACAGTGACTCAGACTCTGAGCCAGACTACCGTCCCGTGGTGCCACCGGTCCCCAGTGCCGTGCCCGTTACCGGAGAGTCGTACTGCACCTGCGACTCCCAGGCCGAGCCCAGCTACAACCCACATCTCCGGGGCTTCCACCGCATCAAAGACTGCCACTGTGGAGAGGAAGACCAGG ACTTTGACTGGGTGTGGGACGATAGTAACCGCTCCACGGCCACGTTGATGACCTGCGACAACCGCAAAGTCAACTTCCACACGGAGTACAGCTGCGGCACAGCAGCCATAAGAGGCTCTAAGGAGCTGGCAGATGGACAGCACTTCTGGGAGATCAAGATGACATCACCAGTGTACGGGACAGATATG ATGGTAGGCATCGGAACCTGTGACGTGAACCTGGATAAGTACAGACATACCTTCTGCAGCCTGTTGGGGAAAGATGACGACAGCTGGGGTCTCTCCTACACTG GTCTGTTACATCATAAAGGAGACAAGGTGAACTTCTCCTCACGTTTCGGCCAGGGCTCAATCATCGGAGTGCACCTGGACACATGGCATGGAACACTCACCTTCTTTAAGAACCGCAAGTGCATAG GGGTGGCGGCTACGGAGCTACAGAACAAGCATTTCTACCCCATGACGTGTTCCACAGCAGCCAAGAGCAGCATGAAGGTGATCCGCTCCTGCTTCGCGCCCACTTCCCTGCAGTATCTGTGCTGTGCTCGCCTCCGCAAGCTCCTCCCTGAGTGCCCAGACACCCTGAGCGTACTGCCGCTGCCCCCTGGCCTGCGCCACCTGCTGCACAATAAGCTGGGCTGGGTCCTCCGCCTCAACAACGGCCTCCTGGGGGCTCCAGGGATGGGGGGCTTGGGGTCTCACTTGCCCCCTACGCCCCCCTTGGCTGGGGCCTTGTCCTCTGAAAGCGATGACTCTGAGGGGTGTTCGTCGGACCCTGAGGCATGTCAGAGGAAGAGATGTCGTTGGACGTGA